From the Acidobacteriota bacterium genome, the window TTGCGCGTCGTAGGCCAGAAAATTGCCTTCGATGTCGGCGGTCAGCACCAGGTCTCCGCCCGTCGCCAGCAGCGAAGAGGTCAACGGGTATTTCATTTTCACCGTCCACTTCTTTGCCCCGCTGACCGGATCGAAGGCATCAATATGGCCGTATGCTTGTCCTTCGGGTGGATGTTTCGGAACGATAGTTCCGGCGACAAAGCCGCGCCCTTCTTTGGCTTCTTGCGCAATCGGCGTGATGATGCCGCAGTATTCGATGCCGTGGTTGTATAGCCAGCCGGTGCGCGGGCTGTAGGCTTGATGATTCCAGCTTCGACCGCCACCCCAGAACGGACAGACGAACGTGCTTTTGCCCAGTGGCACTTCCAACCGGTCAAGCAGTTTGCCATCTTTGTCGAAGCCTTTTGCCCAATTCAGCGTGTCAATATGTGGCCAGGCGTTGACGTATTTGCCCGTCACGCGATCCAGCACCCACACGAAACCTCCCTTGTTCGTGTGAACCAGCAGCCGCTGTTTTTGGCCGTTGCGCGTTACATCAATCAGCGTTGGTTCATACGCCGCATCGAAATCGTAAACGTCGTGCGGGACTTCCTGATAATGCCATTTCAGCTTGCCAGTGTCGGCGTCCAGCGCAACGACGGCACCGGTGTACAGGTTGTCGCCCACGCGATTGCCGCCGTAAAAATCCGAAGAAGGATTGCCTACGCCCCAGTAAATCAGATTCAATTCGGGATCATAAGAACCGGTCATCCACGTCGCGCCGCCGCCAAATTTCCACGAATCACCTTTCCAGCTTTCCACGCCCGGTTCACCCGTCGCCGGGATGGTGTAAAAGCGCCAGGCCTGCTCGCCCGTTTTGACGAAGTAGGCATTCAAATAACCACGATGCGCGCTGTCGCCACCGGTGACGCCAACGACAACTTTGTCTTTGACGACAATGGGCGCAGCCGTCACGTTGCAACCGCACTTTTGATAGTTTTCGATTTCGATGTTCCAGACTTCTTTGCCCGTCCTGGCGTCCAGCGCAACCATGTGATTGTCCAGCGTGCCCATAAACACCAGGCCATAGCCAACCGCGATGCCGCGCACCGACGTGCCGTAGGGAATCGGCCCCGAAGGCAGTTTGTAAAAGTAATGCCAGAACAATTTGCCGGTGACGGCGTCCAGCGCGAAGACGCGGTTGTAGGAACCAACCAGATACATCACGCCATCAACGACCAGCGGCGCAGCGTTCAATCCGCCTTCGATCTTACCGGTTTGAAAGGCCCAGACCGGAGCGATTCGATTGACGGTTTGCCGATTGATTTGATTGAGCGGGCTGTAGCGCTGAGCAGCGTAAGTGCCGAAATACGTCATCCAGTTCTGCGGCTCTTTGGCTGCGGCGGCCAACCGCTGGCCGGTGACTTCTTTCATTTCCGGCATGGGCAAATCCGTGGTGGATTGATCTTCGGGGCCGGCGCGGCGCGAAGCTGGCGGCGCAGTGATTGTCGTCGTCGAAGAAGCCGTCGTCGTTCCGCTGCCTTTCGACAGCGACAGCACGTAGGCCGTCAATTGCCGAATCTCCTCCGGTTTAAGCTGCGTTTTGAACGCAGGCATCGGCGTGCCCGCTTTGCCGTCGCTGATGATGCGCGTCAGTTGTTCCGCCGTAAAACTGCGGTCGCGCAGCGTTGGTGCGCTGCCGCCGGAACCGTTTGGCCCGTGGCAATACCCGCTGCCGCAAGTCGGATTGAAGAGTTTGGCTCCAAGTTCGATTTGGCTCGGCTGGCTTTGCGCTTCAGCAATTGGCTGATGGAGAAACGACAAGCCAACAATAGCCACTAACCAGCCAAACGCGATGACAAACAGAAAATAGCGGCGACGATTTCGAGTTGATGGATTCATTCGTTCCTCCCATCGGTTTCAAAAGTTTTTCCGCGAAGTCACACGAAGAAAACAAAATTCCTCAACCTGACTTCGTGTTTTCTTCGTGCGACTTCGTGGACGGAAAACGGTCGTTCTTAAGGCTTATGGCTATTGCGACAGCTTTCCGTTGCTGCCTTTGCCGACGCGCGGACCTTTGTTGTCACGCGCCGGAGCGTGGTCGAGATTGGCGACGCGGCGACCGGTTTCGTACACCAACTGGCCGATGCGCGCCATTTTTTCAAACTGGATCAAATCCACGTGGTCGCTGTTGAAATGGTAATCGGGGTGCAACCCGGTCGTGAAGAAAATGATCGGGATGCCTTTGGCCGCGTAGCTGTAATGATCGCTGCGGTAATAGACTTGTTCCAAATCAG encodes:
- a CDS encoding PQQ-dependent dehydrogenase, methanol/ethanol family translates to MNPSTRNRRRYFLFVIAFGWLVAIVGLSFLHQPIAEAQSQPSQIELGAKLFNPTCGSGYCHGPNGSGGSAPTLRDRSFTAEQLTRIISDGKAGTPMPAFKTQLKPEEIRQLTAYVLSLSKGSGTTTASSTTTITAPPASRRAGPEDQSTTDLPMPEMKEVTGQRLAAAAKEPQNWMTYFGTYAAQRYSPLNQINRQTVNRIAPVWAFQTGKIEGGLNAAPLVVDGVMYLVGSYNRVFALDAVTGKLFWHYFYKLPSGPIPYGTSVRGIAVGYGLVFMGTLDNHMVALDARTGKEVWNIEIENYQKCGCNVTAAPIVVKDKVVVGVTGGDSAHRGYLNAYFVKTGEQAWRFYTIPATGEPGVESWKGDSWKFGGGATWMTGSYDPELNLIYWGVGNPSSDFYGGNRVGDNLYTGAVVALDADTGKLKWHYQEVPHDVYDFDAAYEPTLIDVTRNGQKQRLLVHTNKGGFVWVLDRVTGKYVNAWPHIDTLNWAKGFDKDGKLLDRLEVPLGKSTFVCPFWGGGRSWNHQAYSPRTGWLYNHGIEYCGIITPIAQEAKEGRGFVAGTIVPKHPPEGQAYGHIDAFDPVSGAKKWTVKMKYPLTSSLLATGGDLVLTADIEGNFLAYDAQTGKQLYSFNMGSGTRGSPITYSVGGRQYIAVPSGLGSIFTGGLGSLWPEARNFRNGATLFVFALPESASAKPVKR